AGCGCCGAGCTGGGGGCCGTAATCACGGCCGTCGCCGCCTCAGGCGGGACGCTCTATCTCGGGAGCAGCGACGGGCGGCTGTACGCCAGCGCCGACGGGGGCGGCGCCTGGAGAACGTTCGACTCCAGCGGTGCAGGCGCGGTTTTGCGGATCTGGACGGACGGCTCGGACCGGAACTTCGCGCTTGCAGCCTTGGCCGCCGGCGGCGAGGGAGCGCCGCGCCTGATGCGCACCCTCAACGGCGGCGCGTGGTGGGACGATCTGTCGCCGGGTCTGCCGCCCGGCGACGTCTTCTCCGTCGCGGCGGACCGGGAAACCGGCGCCATCTACGCTGCCACCTCGAAAGGCCTGTACTGGACTCTGGGAGATTTGCGGAATCCCGCCCCTCCGACAGCCTGGCAGCCTGCGGGTCCGGGGCTGCCCCGCGGAGCGGTGCGGGACGTGCGGCTGGACGACAACGGGCTGACGCTGTTGGCGGCGGTGGAAGGATATGGCGTGTTCGCCGCGCCTGCGCCGCACCGGCGGCGCGCCCCGAGGCTCGTGCACAGCGCGGATCTCTCCTCGCGGCCCGCCGCGCCGGGCGCCCTGATGACGCTCGTCGGAGCGCGCGCCAGCTCGGCCGTGGCGGGCGGCCGCGCCGCCCCGGTGCTCGACGCCGGCGAGGAGCAGTCGCAGATCCAGCTTCCTTTTGAATTGACCGGCGCCTCGGTCGAGGTCGCGCTGCAGACGGGCGCGCAACGGATGGCCTTCGGGCTGGCTCTGGCGCCTGCCTCGCCGGCCATCCTTGTCGATCACGAAGGCACGCCGATGGTGCTCGACGCAGACACGGGCGCTCCCGTCGAGCTGATGCATCCGGCCCGTCCCGGCATGACGCTCCAGATCCTGATGAGCGGTCTGGGGCGCGTGGAGCCTGTCTGGCCGGCCGGGACGCCGGCGCCGCTGGCGAATCCGCCCGCGGTGACGGTTCCCGTGCGCGCATGGCTGGGCATGGTTCCGCTGGAAGTGCGGCGCGCCACGCTGGCGCCGGGGTATGTGGGATTTTATCTGGTGGAGGCGGAGCTGCCCGCCCTGCTCGACGAGGGCATCCATCAGCTGATCGTCGAAGCAGGCGGAATTCGCAGCAACCCGGTGCGCATTTACGCCGTTCCATGAGTGTGGGAGGTCCGATGAACGTTCTGCGCCTTGCCTTGCCGGCCATCGCCGCCGCCTGTTTCGTCTTTGCTCAGGACAAGGGTGAAAAGCTGGCGCCTTACTATCCGACACCGGAGACGGTGGTGGAACGGATGCTGAAGCTGGGCGGGTTGAAGCCCGGAGAGAAGGTCTACGACCTCGGCTCCGGCGACGGCCGCATCGTGATCATGGCCGCGGACCGCTTCAAAGCCAACGCCGTGGGCGTGGAGTTCGACGAGGACCTGGTGAAGCAGTCCTCGGACCGCATCCGCGCCCTCGGGCTGGAGAAGCGCGCCCGCATCATCCACGGCGACCTGCTGCAGCAGAACTATTCCGACGCCGACCTGATCACCATTTACCTGCTGCCCTCGGCGGTCGAGAAAGCGCGCCCGCTGCTCGAAAAACAGCTGAAGAAGGGCGCGCGCGTGGTGGCGCACGATTTCGGCATTCCCGGCTGGACGCCCGTCAAGGAAGAGCATATCGAGGACGACGGCGAAGGCCGTGCGCACACGCTCTACCTGTACGTGAGGTAGACGCGGCATGATCTACGCCGACCAGATGGTGCTTCCGTACCTCTGGCGGCGCTATCTCAGCGTGCTCCGGGCGCTGGTCACCGGCGCCTGCCTCGGCATCCTGCTGGAAGAGGGCGGGCTCGAATCCGCTACCTGGGTCTTCATCCTCTCCGTCGTCACGGTCTACAGCCTGGTGTCCATCTTCTGGCGCTGGGCGGAACGGCTGGACCGCGGCGGGCTGCTGAACACGGCCCTCGACGTGGCCGCGTTCCTGCTGTGCGTGGTGCTGGCCGGAGAACAGCGCTTCTGGCTGCAGGCGATTGCGGCGTTCTATCTGTTTCTGGCGGCGGCGACGCTGCTCGAGTGGCGCGACGTGCTGCTGACCACGGTGCTCACGCTGGCTTTCGTCAACAGCGTGCAACCCGCCGGCATGGACCGCCTGCAGCCGCTGCTGCTGATCCTGGGCATGTTCGGCTGCATCGTCGCGCTGCAGCGGCAAAGCCTTCTTGACCGCCTTTCGGCCGCTTCGCGGCAGGCCGTGCTCAGCCGCCTGGAGGCCCAGAAAGCGCGCGAGGACGAGCGGGAGCGCATCGCCGCGGATTTCCACGACGGCCCTCTGCAGAGCTTCATTTCCATCCAGATGCGGCTCGAGATCCTGCGCAAGATGCTCGAGCGCAATTTCGACGCGGGCATGCAGGAGCTGCGGGAGCTCCAGCAGATCTGCGCCCGCCAGGTGACCGAAGTGCGCAGCTTCATCCGCGGCATGCGCCCGGTGGAAGTCGACGGCGCCGGACTGGCGGCCGCTCTGCGATCCACCGCCGGCTTCTTCCAGAAAGACTCGGGCATCCCCACCACGTTCCGCGCCGCCGCGGAGGCGATGCACGACGATCTCGAAGCGCGTCCCGAGATCATCCAGATCGTCCGCGAGGCGCTCAACAATATCCGCAAGCACTCGGCCGCCTCCCGCGCCGCCGTGACCCTCGACCGCCAGAACGGCCAGATCCTGCTGCGCATCGAGGACGACGGCACGGGCTACCCCTTCTCGGGACGCTTTACGCTCGAAGAGCTCGAGCTGCTGCGCCTCGGCCCGCAGAGCATCATGCGCCGCGTGCGCGCTCTCGACGGCAGCCTCGTCGTCGACTCCCACCCGGCGCGCGGGTCGGAGCTCGAGATCCGCCTCCCGGTGGAGCCGTGACGCGCCTTCCCTTCCGGCCTTTACAATCGAATGCATGAGCACCGCCGCTCCCAGGCTCGCCACGCCCGAGCAGCTCGAACTCTACGAGCCCGTCATCGGACTCGAAGTCCACGTCCAGCTCGGCACGCGCACCAAGATTTTCTGCGGCTGCCCCAATGAATTCGGCGCCGCGCCCAACACCAATGTCTGCCCTGTCTGCCTCGGCATGCCCGGCGCCCTGCCGGTGCTCAACCGCGCCGCCGTCGAGCTTGGCATTCGCGCCGCGCTGGCGCTGCATTGCGAAGTCCGCCGCCGCAGCATCTTCGCGCGCAAAAACTACTTCTACCCGGACCTGCCCAAGGGCTACCAGATTTCGCAGTACGATCAGCCGCTGGCCGAACACGGCTGGGTGGAGATTCAGACGCCCTCGGGTCCGCGCCGCATCGGCGTGCGCCGCCTGCATCTCGAAGACGACGCCGGAAAGAGCTCCCACGAGGGCTACCGCGACAGCGACCGCTTCTCGTACGTCGATCTGAACCGCACAGGTTCGCCCCTGGCTGAAATCGTCAGCGAGCCCGACCTGCGCAGCCCCGACGAAGCCTACGAGTACCTGACCGAACTGAAGCTCGCCATGCAGTTCGCCGGCGTGTCCAACTGCGACATGGAAAAGGGCAACCTGCGCTGCGACGCCAACGTCAGCGTCCGCCGCCGCGGCGCGGCGGAATTCGGCACGAAGGTGGAAATCAAGAACCTCAATTCGTTCCGCTTCCTCCGCCAGGCGCTGTTTTTCGAGATCTCGCGGCAGGTGGCCGTGCTCGAGTCCGGCGGCCGCATCGTGCAGGAGACGCGCCTCTATGATCCGGAACTGGACGAGACGTTCTCCATGCGCAGCAAGGAAGAGGCGCACGACTACCGCTACTTTCCCGAGCCCGACCTGCTGCCGCTGACCGTCAGCGAGGAATGGCTGGATTCGATCCGGCGCACGATGCCCGCCATGCCGGCGGAACTCCGCCGTCGTTTCGTGGAAGAGTACGGGCTGCGCGAGTATGACGCGCAGGTGCTGACCGCCTCCCGGGAACTGGCCGATTACTTCATGGCCGTCGTCGAATCCTGCGGCGATGCGCGCGCCGCCGCCAACTGGGTGACCGGCGATCTGGCTGCGCTCCTGAACGCCGCGAGCCTGGACATCTCCCTCTGCCCCGTGCCGCCGCAAGGGCTCGGCGAGTTGATCACGCTCATCCAGAAGGGCGAGCTGACCGGCAAGCTGGCGAAGGAAATCCTGCCGAAGATGTTCGAATCCCGCGAAAGCGCCCGCGCCATCATGGAGCGCGAGGGGCTGCGGGCCATGTCGGACACAGGCGAGCTGGAACGGATCATCGATCAGGTGATCGAAGCCAACCCGAAGCAGCTTGAGCAGTACCGCAGCGGCAAGACGAGCGTGCTGCAGTTTTTCGTCGGCCAGGTGATGAAGGCGACGCGCGGCCAGGCCAATCCGGCCGCCGTGAGCGAGCTGCTCAAACAGAAGCTCTCCTGAACCCGAAAAAGGGGACAGGAACACAATTCCCCTTTTCTCCCCCGCTGGCGGGCCGATCCGTGAGCCCACGCGGGAAGAACCCCTCGCCCTTGCTCGCATCAGCCTGCACTGAGATCGCAGCCGACGTCGCCGGCTCCGGGCTTCGAAAGAGGCCTGCTACGCCCTGACAGCGTTCGGGGCGATGACCCCGCGGAACATCAGCACGAAAGCAAAGCCGCGGCGCGTTCTGTGCCGCGAGCGAAGGCTGCGAGAGCCGCGAATGCGAGCGGTCATCCGGACGCCCCCCGGCAGGCGATTGTTGAAAGCGTGGCCGGGCGTAGGATGAGAGGAGCCTCGCGGCAGCAACCCTTCCGGCGCTGGTCCGGAGCCGCTGTCGGGCGATCACAACCGCGGCCCCTGCCGGGCGGGGTTCTCCGCACAAAGACACTCAACGGCGGCCCCAGCCTGCGGCTCGGGAACACCTCCAGTGTTCTTGCCGAGTTGTCCACGGGCGGATTCCCTCAAGAAACCAGCAGGCGCACTTACTGGCTGATTCAGGCCCCGCTTTCTGTTGTCGTCTGCGCGAATCGGAGCTCCGGCGCCTCGCTGTGATCGCGGACAGAAAAGGGGAATTGTGTTCCTGTCCCCTTTTAATGGATGCGGATCTGGAATGGCAGCACGCGCAGAAAGCCGCCGTGGAGCCACGGCGCCAGACCTGCGGGCATGCTGCGCAGGAGCACCGCTGTCTCGGCGTCCCACGCAGATTCATCGGAAGGCGACGGGCGGAACCACATTTCGAACCAGCTCTTCGGCGACGGATACACGCTCAGCCTCACCACCTCGTCGTCCTTGATGCCCGCCTTCTTCTTCAGCATCTCCACCGCCGCGTCGAGTCCGCCGTTGGCGTCGACGAGTCCGAGCGCCAGCGCCCTCTCGCCGCTCCAGACGCGTCCCTGCGCATGCGGCTCGATCTCTTCCACCTTCTTCTTCCGTCCCTCGGAGACGCGCTTGAGAAAACCGGCGTAGATGAAGTCGATCGTTTCCCGCAGCTTCGCCCTGCCCTCCGGCGTCAGCTTCTGGAAATCGGAATCGAGATCGGCGAACTGCCCGCGCTTGAGAATTTCCTTGTTGACCCCGATCTTGCCGTAGAGCCCGCGCAGGTTCGCCTTGCCGTAGATGACGCCGATCGAACCCGTGATCGTGCCCGGATAGGCGACGATCGGATCGCCGGTCATGGCCATGTAATAGCCGCCCGACGCCGCCACGTCCGACATCGAGAAAACCATCGGTTTCTTGCGCGAAAGCCGTTTGAGCTGCTCCAGAATCTCGTCGGAAGCCACGGCATCGCCTCCGGGGCTGTCGATGCGCACGATCACGCCGCGGATCGACGGATCTTTTTCGATCAGCTTCACCTGCTGCTCGATCCCTTTCGGCGTGATGGCCTGTTCTTCACCAAACAGATCAGCCGGGGACGTACGGAGGATGCTGCCCTGCGCAATCAGCAGCGCCACCTGCCGCACTTTCTTCCCTTTCAGGTCCGGCGGAATCCGCAGATATTCGCGCGCGGCCAGAGCCTTGGCCTTGTCCTTCGCCTTCGCGCTGGAGACGTCTTCCACCCTCTGCTCGGCGTCCTTCTCATACAGCAGTTCGTCGATCAGTCCTGCCGCGACCGCCTTCGGCGCGACGTAAGGTCCGCCGTCGATCAGCGCGCGCGCCTTCTCCGCGGACGTCTTGCGGGCCTCCGCCAGCGCCTTGACGAGCCGCGCGTACTGATCATCGAGGATCGCGTTGAGCGCCTCGCGCGTCTCCGGGCTCATGCCCGTGCGCGTGAACATGTCGCCCGCGTCCTTGTACTTGCCCGCGTGCTCGATCTCCACTTCGATGCCGAGCTTGTCCAGCGTCCCTTTGACATACATCGCCTCGACGCGCAGCCCGCGCAGATCCAGCACGTCCTCCGGCGCCATGTAGATCTTGTCCGCCGCCGAAGCCAGGAAATACTCGCGCGTGCCGGGGCTCGACAGCCACGCGTGGACCGGCTTGCCCGCCTTGCGCACTTCCTCGATGCCGCTGCGGATCTCCTCGAGCTTTCCCCAGCCGAGGGAGAGTCCGCGCGGCCGCAGCAGCACGCCTTTCACGCGGTCGTCTTTCGCCGCCCTCCGCAGCGCGCTCCAGGCTTCGGCCACCGTGAGCGGAGCCCGGGATTCCCAGGCGGGCAGCGGCAGCATCATCGGCTGCAGCTCCGGCATGTCGCCGCCCATGCGGAGCGAAAGCCACGCCGCCTCCAGCGGCTCGGGCGCC
This DNA window, taken from Bryobacteraceae bacterium, encodes the following:
- a CDS encoding 50S ribosomal protein L11 methyltransferase, whose translation is MNVLRLALPAIAAACFVFAQDKGEKLAPYYPTPETVVERMLKLGGLKPGEKVYDLGSGDGRIVIMAADRFKANAVGVEFDEDLVKQSSDRIRALGLEKRARIIHGDLLQQNYSDADLITIYLLPSAVEKARPLLEKQLKKGARVVAHDFGIPGWTPVKEEHIEDDGEGRAHTLYLYVR
- a CDS encoding two-component sensor histidine kinase, which gives rise to MIYADQMVLPYLWRRYLSVLRALVTGACLGILLEEGGLESATWVFILSVVTVYSLVSIFWRWAERLDRGGLLNTALDVAAFLLCVVLAGEQRFWLQAIAAFYLFLAAATLLEWRDVLLTTVLTLAFVNSVQPAGMDRLQPLLLILGMFGCIVALQRQSLLDRLSAASRQAVLSRLEAQKAREDERERIAADFHDGPLQSFISIQMRLEILRKMLERNFDAGMQELRELQQICARQVTEVRSFIRGMRPVEVDGAGLAAALRSTAGFFQKDSGIPTTFRAAAEAMHDDLEARPEIIQIVREALNNIRKHSAASRAAVTLDRQNGQILLRIEDDGTGYPFSGRFTLEELELLRLGPQSIMRRVRALDGSLVVDSHPARGSELEIRLPVEP
- the gatB gene encoding aspartyl/glutamyl-tRNA(Asn/Gln) amidotransferase subunit B, which gives rise to MSTAAPRLATPEQLELYEPVIGLEVHVQLGTRTKIFCGCPNEFGAAPNTNVCPVCLGMPGALPVLNRAAVELGIRAALALHCEVRRRSIFARKNYFYPDLPKGYQISQYDQPLAEHGWVEIQTPSGPRRIGVRRLHLEDDAGKSSHEGYRDSDRFSYVDLNRTGSPLAEIVSEPDLRSPDEAYEYLTELKLAMQFAGVSNCDMEKGNLRCDANVSVRRRGAAEFGTKVEIKNLNSFRFLRQALFFEISRQVAVLESGGRIVQETRLYDPELDETFSMRSKEEAHDYRYFPEPDLLPLTVSEEWLDSIRRTMPAMPAELRRRFVEEYGLREYDAQVLTASRELADYFMAVVESCGDARAAANWVTGDLAALLNAASLDISLCPVPPQGLGELITLIQKGELTGKLAKEILPKMFESRESARAIMEREGLRAMSDTGELERIIDQVIEANPKQLEQYRSGKTSVLQFFVGQVMKATRGQANPAAVSELLKQKLS
- the sppA gene encoding protease IV, with protein sequence MKKFLLGIIAGFIIAGVTAVVLFFAAVKFAQRAPEPLEAAWLSLRMGGDMPELQPMMLPLPAWESRAPLTVAEAWSALRRAAKDDRVKGVLLRPRGLSLGWGKLEEIRSGIEEVRKAGKPVHAWLSSPGTREYFLASAADKIYMAPEDVLDLRGLRVEAMYVKGTLDKLGIEVEIEHAGKYKDAGDMFTRTGMSPETREALNAILDDQYARLVKALAEARKTSAEKARALIDGGPYVAPKAVAAGLIDELLYEKDAEQRVEDVSSAKAKDKAKALAAREYLRIPPDLKGKKVRQVALLIAQGSILRTSPADLFGEEQAITPKGIEQQVKLIEKDPSIRGVIVRIDSPGGDAVASDEILEQLKRLSRKKPMVFSMSDVAASGGYYMAMTGDPIVAYPGTITGSIGVIYGKANLRGLYGKIGVNKEILKRGQFADLDSDFQKLTPEGRAKLRETIDFIYAGFLKRVSEGRKKKVEEIEPHAQGRVWSGERALALGLVDANGGLDAAVEMLKKKAGIKDDEVVRLSVYPSPKSWFEMWFRPSPSDESAWDAETAVLLRSMPAGLAPWLHGGFLRVLPFQIRIH